One window from the genome of Mustela lutreola isolate mMusLut2 chromosome 11, mMusLut2.pri, whole genome shotgun sequence encodes:
- the LOC131810946 gene encoding mediator of RNA polymerase II transcription subunit 7-like, with translation MVVTQSALPPPPMQYVKQYTDENTQEGLAPKPPPPIKDTSMMFGNQFQCDDPIIRPSESQGIKWLHPMQFDLKKELRKLNMSILINFLDLLGILIRSPGSTKPEEKPEDLKLLFVHVHHLINEYRPHQARETLRFMLEVPKGQCLETAEPFQKHLERVIEMIQNCLALSDDPPHSEAGMRVKTEPVDADDSNNCIGQNEQQRENSGHRRDQVREKDAALCVLIDEMNERP, from the exons TGCTCTTCCACCACCCCCAATGCAGTACGTCAAGCAATATACAGATGAAAATACTCAGGAAGGCCTAGCTCCCAAGCCTCCACCTCCAATAAAAGACACTTCTATGATGTTTGGCAATCAATTCCAATGTGATGATCCTATCATCCGCCCTTCAGAAAGTCAGGGTATCAAATGGCTTCATCCTATGCAGTTTGATCTCAAGAAGGAACTGAGAAAACTCAATATGTctattct TATTAATTTCTTAGACCTCTTAGGTATCTTGATAAGGAGCCCTGGGAGTACAAAACCAGAAGAGAAACCAGAAGATCTTAAGCTGCTTTTTGTACATGTGCATCATCTCATAAATGAATACCGACCCCACCAAGCAAGAGAGACATTGAGATTCATGCTGGAGGTACCGAAAGGTCAATGTCTTGAAACAGCTGAGCCATTTCAGAAGCACCTGGAGCGAGTCATTGAGATGATTCAGAATTGTCTGGCTTTGTCTGATGATCCGCCTCATTCAGAAGCAGGGATGAGAGTAAAGACTGAACCAGTGGATGCTGATGATAGCAACAATTGTATTGGACAGAATGAACAGCAAAGAGAAAATTCAGGTCATAGGAGAGACCAGGTTAGAGAGAAAGATGCTGCCCTGTGTGTCCTAAttgatgaaatgaatgaaagaccatga